The Oncorhynchus tshawytscha isolate Ot180627B linkage group LG30, Otsh_v2.0, whole genome shotgun sequence genome includes a region encoding these proteins:
- the LOC112229073 gene encoding 14-3-3 protein gamma-1 — translation MVDREPLVQKARLAEQAERYDDMAAAMKSVTESNEALSNEERNLLSVAYKNVVGARRSSWRVISSIEQKTSADGNEKKMEMVRAYREKIEKELETVCQNVLNLLDNFLIKNCNDTQHESKVFYLKMKGDYYRYLAEVATDEKRVGVVESSEKSYSEAHEISKEHMQPTHPIRLGLALNYSVFYYEIQNAPEQACHLAKTAFDDAIAELDTLNEDSYKDSTLIMQLLRDNLTLWTSDQQDDEGGETNN, via the exons ATGGTAGATCGCGAGCCACTGGTGCAGAAAGCCAGGCTGGCCGAACAGGCTGAAAGATATGATGATATGGCAGCAGCCATGAAATCG gtGACAGAGTCGAACGAGGCCTTGTCCAATGAGGAGAGGAACCTGCTCTCTGTGGCCTATAAGAACGTGGTGGGGGCGCGGCGCTCGTCCTGGCGCGTCATCTCCAGCATCGAGCAGAAGACCTCGGCGGACGGCAACGAGAAGAAGATGGAGATGGTGCGTGCGTACCGCGAGAAGATCGAGAAGGAGCTGGAGACCGTGTGTCAGAACGTGCTCAACCTCCTGGACAACTTCCTGATCAAGAACTGTAACGACACGCAGCACGAGAGCAAAGTATTTTACCTGAAGATGAAAGGCGACTACTACCGCTACCTGGCCGAGGTGGCCACGGACGAGAAGAGGGTCGGCGTGGTGGAGTCCTCTGAGAAGTCCTACAGCGAGGCCCATGAGATCAGCAAGGAGCACATGCAGCCCACCCACCCCATCCGCCTGGGTCTGGCCCTCAACTACTCCGTGTTTTACTACGAGATCCAGAATGCACCTGAGCAGGCCTGCCACCTGGCCAAGACCGCCTTCGATGACGCCATCGCTGAGCTAGACACCCTGAACGAGGACTCCTACAAAGACTCTACTCTCATCATGCAGCTGCTACGAGACAACTTGACACTGTGGACCAGCGACCAGCAGGATGACGAGGGTGGCGAGACCAATAACTAG